In Mixophyes fleayi isolate aMixFle1 chromosome 4, aMixFle1.hap1, whole genome shotgun sequence, the following proteins share a genomic window:
- the LEP gene encoding leptin, with product MFYIKFSLCGLFWMWLHLCHGRPLKTDRVKADAKLLSRILITRIQEHPIQINHPSSLKSSGLDFIPNEQILLSLEQMDETLEVFHKILSSIPMENVEQMLSDIESLRSVLQLLNRIMGCMAKEPRQLHIMEDLKEQHENASYTIEKVTLDRLQQSLHSIVRHLDYITGC from the exons ATGTTCTACATAAAGTTCTCATTATGTGGACTCTTTTGGATGTGGCTACATTTGTGCCATGGACGGCCATTAAAAACCGATCGAGTCAAGGCTGATGCAAAACTGCTCTCAAGAATTCTAATAACCAGAATCCAGGAACATCCAATACAG ATCAATCACCCCAGTAGTCTGAAAAGCAGTGGTTTGGACTTTATACCAAATGAGCAGATATTGTTGAGCCTGGAACAGATGGATGAAACTCTTGAAGTATTCCACAAGATCCTGTCCAGTATTCCAATGGAAAACGTGGAACAAATGCTGAGTGACATAGAGAGTCTTCGCAGCGTATTACAGCTCCTTAACCGTATTATGGGCTGTATGGCCAAAGAGCCCAGACAATTACACATAATGGAGGACCTGAAGGAACAGCATGAAAACGCCTCCTATACAATAGAAAAAGTGACGCTTGACCGTCTACAGCAATCTTTGCATAGCATTGTTAGGCACCTGGACTACATCACAGGCTGCTAA